One region of Oryza sativa Japonica Group chromosome 5, ASM3414082v1 genomic DNA includes:
- the LOC4339598 gene encoding uncharacterized LOC4339598: MLGRKKGSSSRLSDPINTTVTTDNGQEMAASHFISQQASQLDEAARKRLQRMNERLKLLEMQMETLEAGVAKASNDSYE, from the exons ATGCTTGGGAGGAAGAAAGGATCGTCGTCCAGGTTGAGTGATCCCATCAACACGACTGTCACTACTGATAACGGCCAGGAAATGGCTGCTTCGCATTTCATCTCGCAGCAGGCTTCACAGCTCG ATGAGGCTGCGAGGAAGAGACTGCAAAGAATGAACGAGAGGCTGAAGTTGCTGGAGATGCAGATGGAAACACTGGAGGCTGGCGTCGCGAAGGCGAGCAATGACTCCTACGAGTAG
- the LOC4339597 gene encoding tubby-like F-box protein 10, whose amino-acid sequence MAAVREPREEAAVGEGEGEEEGRWGGLLPELVEEVVRRVEASGGERWPARKDLVSCACVCRRWREAAAAVVRPLPESGRITFPSSLKQPGPKDFPIQCFVKRNKKKSMFYLYLGLLNGTMDKGKFLMAARRFRRGPHTEYVISLDADDLSQGSNAYVGKLRSDFWGTNFKIYDNQPPYDDAKTSSTRSSQRFGSTHRFGSRRICPQISAGNFNVGQISYKYNLLKSRGPRRMFCTMECPSTQETWENSLKTKSLRCTGTTVLRNKAPRWHEHLQCWCLNFHGRVTVASVKNFQLVATADPSHPDSVGDEETVILQFGKVDSNIFTMDYRQPLSAFQAFAICLSSFGTKLACE is encoded by the exons atggcggcggttCGGGAGCccagggaggaggcggcggtgggggagggggagggggaggaggagggcaggTGGGGCGGGCTGCTGCCGGAGCtcgtggaggaggtggtgcgGCGCGTGGAGGCGTCGGGGGGCGAGCGGTGGCCCGCGCGGAAGGACCTCGTGTCGTGCGCGTGCGTCTGCCGCCGGTGGCgcgaggccgcggcggccgtcgtGCGGCCGCTCCCCGAGTCCGGCAGAATCACCTTCCCGTCATCGCTCAAGCAG CCAGGCCCTAAGGACTTCCCAATCCAGTGCTTCGTCAAGCGAAACAAGAAGAAATCTATGTTCTATCTTTACCTAGGCTTGTTGAATG GTACCATGGATAAAGGGAAGTTTCTCATGGCCGCTAGAAGGTTTAGGAGGGGGCCCCACACAGAGTATGTTATTTCCCTTGATGCTGATGACCTGTCACAAGGAAGCAATGCATATGTGGGGAAACTGAG GTCTGATTTTTGGGGGACAAATTTCAAGATATATGACAACCAGCCGCCATACGATGATGCAAAAACATCAAGCACTCGATCTAGCCAGCGTTTTGGAAGTACCCACCGTTTTGGAAGTAGACGGATCTGCCCCCAAATATCGGCAGGCAACTTCAATGTTGGGCAGATCTCATACAAATACAACCTTCTTAAATCTAGGGGACCTAGGAGGATGTTTTGCACAATGGAATGCCCTTCAACTCAAGAAACCTGGGAGAATTCCCTCAAGACAAAATCTTTGAGGTGCACAGGAACCACTGTCTTAAGGAACAAAGCTCCCCGCTGGCATGAGCACTTGCAGTGCTGGTGCTTAAACTTTCATGGGCGAGTGACAGTTGCATCCGTGAAGAATTTCCAGCTTGTGGCCACAGCTGACCCCAGCCATCCAGATAGCGTTGGAGACGAGGAAACAGTTATCCTGCAGTTTGGGAAAGTTGACAGCAATATCTTCACTATGGATTACCGCCAACCTCTCTCGGCGTTTCAGGCTTTCGCCATCTGCCTTAGCAGCTTCGGTACTAAACTAGCTTGTGAGTAA
- the LOC4339599 gene encoding trihelix transcription factor ENAP2 encodes MEVREMAVAAAAAAAASSGGGGGGLRMPPPNPNLPYREDCWSEGETEALVRAWGSRYVELNRGNLRQKQWQEVADAVNSRRGAAARRRPPRTDVQCKNRVDTLKKKYKAERARVMPSTWSFFPELDRLVGPTLSASASKRPSPSPSPVPPPPYFAMPIHPSAVRKPPSPSPSPSPPPPMALPLPSYRRGSPLPAAALIQQEAAAAAAAAVSDSEDSEGPGDNNNHNAQRSPSQSVSSRSGNSNKRSRQEVDGGFRELARAIEAFAEMYERVESAKQKQALEIERQRIDFLKQLEVKRMENFVDAHVKLARAKRIKKHAGTAPDGIGAAELVSSVAALPFLSTSTYI; translated from the coding sequence atggAGGTGAGGGAgatggccgtggcggcggctgcggcggcggcggcgtcgtccgggggaggaggtggggggtTGAGGATGCCGCCGCCCAACCCTAACCTGCCGTACAGGGAGGATTGCTGGAGCGAGGGCGAGACGGAGGCGCTGGTCCGCGCGTGGGGGAGCCGCTACGTCGAGCTCAACCGGGGGAACCTGCGGCAGAAGCAGTGGCAGGAGGTGGCCGACGCCGTCAactcgcggcgcggggcggccgcgcgccgccgcccgccgcgcacCGACGTGCAGTGCAAGAACCGCGTCGACACCCTCAAGAAGAAGTACAAGGCGGAGCGCGCCCGCGTCATGCCATCCACCTGGTCCTTCTTCCCCGAGCTCGACCGCCTCGTCGGGCCCaccctctccgcctccgcctccaagaggccctcgccgtcgccgtcgccggtgccgccgccccCTTACTTCGCCATGCCCATCCATCCTTCCGCGGTGAGGAAGCCCCCctcgccttcgccgtcgccctctccgccgcctcctatGGCGTTGCCGCTGCCCAGCTACCGTCGCGGGTctccgctccccgccgccgctcttaTCCAGCAGGAGGCCGCGGCTGCAGCCGCTGCCGCGGTGTCTGATTCGGAGGACTCTGAAGGCCCTGGCGATAACAACAATCACAACGCGCAGCGGTCACCGTCGCAATCTGTGTCATCGCGCTCCGGCAATAGCAACAAGCGCAGCCGTCAGGAAGTTGATGGTGGTTTCAGGGAGCTGGCAAGGGCGATCGAGGCATTTGCGGAGATGTATGAGCGTGTGGAGAGTGCGAAGCAAAAGCAGGCACTGGAGATTGAGCGGCAGCGAATAGACTTCCTGAAGCAGTTGGAGGTCAAGCGCATGGAGAACTTTGTGGATGCACATGTCAAGCTTGCCAGGGCAAAGCGCATCAAGAAGCATGCAGGGACTGCACCCGATGGTATTGGCGCAGCGGAATTGGTTTCCTCTGTCGCTGCGCTGCCTttcctctccacctccacctacATATGA
- the LOC4339596 gene encoding protein MALE DISCOVERER 2: protein MDSSSSFVLVVLILQAVVIGCSSLDELPVQLSNRRLLHDRNHAALLYKDHFPTVGNMTFPTSHQLQNDPNYKPLDSSSHPAEASANKGSSKGFKKWLYIVVIPVAGLIMLAGMAWMFLPCRKKSVATIGPWRTGLSGQLQKAFVSGVPQLQRPELERACEDFSNIVASHPYYTVYKGTLSSGVEIAVVSTTIKSSKDWSKHCEDCFRKKIESLSRINHKNFINLLGFCEEEEPFTRVMVFEYAPNGTLYENLHDEAFDHIDWRSRMRIIMGIAYCIQHMHELNPANVHPDLHSSAVFLSEDCAAKIADLSVWQEVVSDGKKSTANNDHHEPISARLAGNVYSFGILLLEIISGKPPYSENEGSLANLALGCIIKGRSIASMLDSVLESHKENELDVICQIIMECIQSDPTKRPGMREITTRLRETIAISPDAATPRLSPLWWAEVEVLSPVEPR, encoded by the exons ATGGATTCATCGAGTTCTTTCGTGCTCGTGGTGCTGATTCTCCAAGCTGTCGTGATCGGTTGCTCCTCACTGGACGAGCTACCCGTTCAGCTTAGCAACCGGAGGCTACTTCATGACAGAAATCACGCTGCTCTACTCTACAAAGATCATTTCCCAACAGTTGGAAACATGACGTTTCCAACATCTCATCAACTGCAAAATGATCCAAATTACAAGCCTCTAGATAGTTCATCCCACCCTGCCGAGGCTTCTGCAAATAAAGGATCAAGCAAAGGATTCAAGAAGTGGCTGTATATAGTTGTGATTCCAGTGGCTGGTTTGATTATGCTTGCTGGCATGGCATGGATGTTCTTGCCATGCCGCAAGAAATCCGTTGCGACTATTGGCCCTTGGAGGACTGGACTCAGTGGCCAGCTGCAGAAGGCATTTGTGTCAG GAGTGCCCCAATTACAGCGTCCAGAACTGGAGCGTGCTTGTGAGGACTTCAGTAATATTGTGGCAAGTCATCCATACTACACTGTCTACAAGGGAACCTTATCATCCGGTGTTGAGATCGCCGTTGTATCGACAACGATTAAATCCAGCAAAGATTGGTCAAAGCACTGTGAAGATTGTTTCAGGAAAAAG ATAGAGTCGCTCTCACGAATAAATCATAAGAATTTCATCAATCTGCTGGGGTTTTGTGAGGAGGAAGAACCTTTCACGAGGGTGATGGTGTTCGAATACGCACCAAATGGGACGCTTTATGAGAATCTCCATG ATGAGGCCTTTGATCACATCGACTGGAGAAGTAGAATGAGAATAATCATGGGAATAGCTTACTGTATTCAGCACATGCATGAGCTCAACCCTGCCAACGTGCACCCTGATCTGCATTCAAGTGCAGTATTTCTTTCTGAAGATTGTGCTGCAAAG ATTGCAGACTTGAGTGTTTGGCAGGAAGTGGTTTCCGACGGCAAAAAGTCGACAGCGAATAATGATCATCATGAACCAATATCTGCTAGACTGGCAGGGAACGTTTACAGTTTTGGCATACTGCTTCTTGAAATCATCTCAGGGAAACCCCCTTACTCTGAAAACGAGGGCTCCCTGGCGAATCTG GCTTTGGGGTGCATTATCAAAGGTCGGAGTATAGCCTCCATGCTTGATTCAGTACTAGAGTCACACAAAGAAAATGAGCTAGATGTGATCTGTCAGATAATCATGGAATGCATCCAGAGTGACCCAACGAAGAGACCAGGCATGAGGGAGATCACCACAAGGCTGAGAGAGACCATAGCCATTTCGCCGGATGCAGCAACGCCCAGATTGTCTCCGCTCTGGTGGGCTGA
- the LOC4339600 gene encoding gibberellin 2-beta-dioxygenase 3-like, whose translation MVAITAPSSIEHIPLVRCPKGANAGPQAVIPCIDLSAPGAAAAVADACRTLGFFKATNHGVPAGLADALESSAMAFFALPHQEKLDMSGPARPLGYGSKSIGSNGDVGWLEYLLLSAGAASSGGAALPAALRAAVEAYTGAVRGVGCRVMELMAEGLGLGASEEGRCVLRRMVVGCEGSDEMLRVNHYPPCLLPPGRDRDECGVTGFGEHTDPQIISVLRSNCTAGLQILLRGDYSSPARWVPVPPDPDSFFVNVGDSLQVLTNGRFRSVKHRVLAPEGEESRLSVIYFGGPAASQRIAPLEQVMREGEQSLYREFTWGEYKKAAYKTRLGDNRLGPYELQHAAANDEAATKK comes from the exons ATGGTGGCGATCACGGCGCCGAGCTCCATCGAGCACATCCCGCTGGTGAGGTGCCCCAAGGGCGCCAATGCCGGGCCGCAAGCTGTCATCCCGTGCATCGACCTGTCGGcaccgggcgcggcggcggcggtggccgacgCGTGCCGCACCCTGGGGTTCTTCAAGGCGACCAACCACGGCGTCCCCGCGGGGCTCGCCGACGCGTTGGAGTCGAGCGCCATGGCGTTCTTCGCGCTCCCGCACCAGGAGAAGCTCGACATGTCCGGCCCCGCCCGGCCCCTCGGCTACGGCAGCAAGAGCATCGGGTCGAACGGCGACGTGGGGTGGCTGGAGTACCTCCTCCTctcggccggcgccgcctcgtccggcggcgcggcgctgccggcggcgctgagggcggcggtggaggcgtacACGGGGGCGGTGAGGGGGGTGGGGTGCAGGGTGATGGAGCTGATGGCGGAGGGGCTGGGGCTGGGGGCGTCGGAGGAGGGGAGGTGCGTGCTGCGGCGGATGGTGGTGGGGTGCGAGGGCAGCGACGAGATGCTGCGGGTGAACCACTACCCGCCGTGCCTCCTCCCGCCGGGCCGCGACCGGGACGAGTGCGGCGTGACGGGCTTCGGGGAGCACACGGACCCACAGATCATCTCCGTGCTCAGGTCCAACTGCACCGCGGGCCTCCAGATCCTCCTCCGCGGAGACTACTCCTCCCCTGCCCGCTGGGTCCCCGTGCCCCCCGACCCCGATTCCTTCTTCGTCAACGTCGGCGACTCCCTCCAA GTGTTGACGAATGGGAGGTTCAGGAGCGTGAAGCACAGGGTGTTGGCGCCGGAGGGGGAGGAGTCGAGGCTGTCGGTGATCTACTTCGGCGGGCCAGCGGCGTCGCAGCGGATCGCGCCGCTGGAGCAGGTGATGCGGGAGGGGGAGCAGAGCCTGTACAGGGAGTTCACCTGGGGGGAGTACAAGAAGGCCGCCTACAAGACGCGCCTCGGCGACAACCGCCTCGGCCCCTACGAGCTGCAGCACGCCGCTGCCAACGATGAGGCCGCGACGAAGAAATAA